Part of the Rhipicephalus sanguineus isolate Rsan-2018 chromosome 5, BIME_Rsan_1.4, whole genome shotgun sequence genome is shown below.
ctgtctctcattcccattagcagccattgtttacctccaaggtagtgcctggtgagatttctcctgtgcgtgattaaacaataaaaatttttgttcaaaacgccgttgattgatgaaataaaccaacgaaagacgccagatgttttctaaaagcaaaacgaaagaacgccagatgtttctaaagcaaaacgaaaagacgccagctgcttaacgaaagacgccagatgttttctaaagcaatggttttctaaacaatgaaaattcacagcgtacatgtaaaattaaagtcagctgcaagtcgtcataactcatcgaacctttagtataaacgcgcccgatctcacgttggtgatgatgtactaggcagaattcacggaagattcacggtttaccgatgaacctccgcagcttcgcccactcatcatcattcactccgtggatataatGTGATTTTTTTAGAACACGGCACAGCTTGCACATCTGCCGAGGGGCTCTGTCTTCCCGAGCAGAACTATGTCTCCCTCATGGATGCTTCTTCCTGTTCCTGGTTTTGTTACATGCGCAGAACGCAGTTGCAGGAGATATTCGAGTCTCCAACGCCGCCAGAATGAGTCGACAAAAAGGGCGCTACGCTGCCTCCATCGTCGGCCCTGGGTACCTGCTGTTGATTTCAACCCCGTGGTCTCTCGTAGAGGAGGCAAGCTTGTTAATTTGCGGCCGACGAGAAATGGGCAGGTGTCCGAAGAGATGAAGGTCAAAGGACGAGAATTAACTGCAGCCTCTGCCTGGGTTAGAACTGTGGAGAGGCTGTCGTAGTCAAGGCAGCTTTTTCCGAAGGGTGGCCTTGACGGTTCTCACCATTCTTTCCCAAAAGCCACCCCACCATGCCGCTCTCTCGACAATGAATTTCCAACTGATATTATGGCCACTGAAGAAAGAACGGACCTCGCATCCCTTTATGGCTTGGAACATTTGGTTCAAGTCCCTTGAAGCTCGTTTAAATGTCAGAGCGTTGTCAGATAGCACAAGCTTGCAGATTCCTCTCCTCGATACAAATCTCTTGGACGCCATCAGAAATGACTTTGATGAAAGGTCTCTAACAAGCTCGAGGTACACGGCCCTTGTCGTCGCGCAAGTGAACAAAGCAATGTAAGCTTTGTGTTCGGAGCCGCTTTCTTTGTAGAatagtggccccgcaaagtcGATACCGGTTGTTTCGAAAGGGCCAGCTTGGGTTACTCTGCAGGCAGGAAGCGGGGCGGCAGCTTTGCTAATTCTGACATAGAAGACAACGTCGAATGACCGATTTGATTGTTTTTCTTCCTCGAATGATCCAATAGCGTTCTCGAATAGAGGATAACGTGTCCGGCACTCCAGCATGCAGTAGGCGCTTGTGCTCCCAGGAAATCAGCAGGCGCGTGAAAGGATGAGACGGTGACAATATCACAGGATGcttcgcttcttcttcttctgtactGTACTGCAGCCGCCCACCAACTCTCATTATACCATCACTGTCCAAGAACTGATTTAATGCCATCACTGGTGATGTCCGATCGAGAAGCCTAGAATCACGCAGTGCGCAAACGTTGTTTTCGAACGTTTCTGATTGGCAGGTTTTCTGCCAAAGCTTTTCCGCGTCGGCTATTTCCTCAGCAGTGAGCTCTCCCGTCAACTTCGACCGGCATCGACTGCTGTGAATGAAACGCCTGACCCACGCTGTTACGCGGAGCACTCTCGTCAAGGAGCTATAATCTTCCAAATTAATCACTGACTTCGGGCATGTTACTGCGACAGAGCTAAACACTTGGACCGCTCGCTCTTCTTCCATGCAAAGCCGGCTCGTACCGAGATCTGACTCTGAGACTGTATAGTGTCTAGTTCTACTTTTTCTAGCCACTCGGGGCCTGTCCACCAGTCCTTGCGTCCGACCAGCTCAGAAGGCAATATCCCACGGGTCAGCAAATCTGCGGGGTTCTCTTTGCCTGGGCAGTGTTTCCTTGCTGTTGGATCTGTCATTGTTTGAATTTCTTGAACGCGATTGGAAACGAAGGGTTTCCACCTCTGAGCGCAGCTCTTGATCCAACTGAGAGCGACGGCTGAATCTGTCCAACAGTGCACGGAAATGTCCTCAACGTTATGTTGTTTCGTCAGGTATAGCTCGTGAGTCGTGCGCCAATCAACGCTCCCATCAGTTTTAGCCGCGGTAATGACAGCCGCTTAAGTGGAGCGACTCTTGCCTTTGCCATCAACAGCACTACGGTGACCTCACCCTCCTGACTTCGCGCTTTGATGTAAGCTACTGCACCATATGCCATCGGGCTCGCGTCGGAAAATATGTGCAGCTCCGGTTTCGTGTCGGCACGTTTCAGGCCGCGAGCTAATGTCCTTGGAATGGTTATCTTCCGAAGTTGAGGAAGCTGCTGGCACCATTCGCTCTTGCACATCTGGAGGAATCATTTCGTCCCATGCTGTACCCCGTACCCAGAGGCTTTGAAACATTATATTTTCTGTAATCGTAGTGGGTGCGAGGAAACCAAATGGGTCGAAAATGCGTGCTGAGGCCTGTAACAGAAATCGCTTTGTGTCCTGCCTACTTGCCAAAAATGCAACCAGGGCGGACATCTCAAACACGAACTCATCTGTCGCAGGCCTCCATTCCACACCGAGAATCTTTGCTGGGGCCAACTCCGGCATAGCCGTTTGGGCTGTCTCAATCTCAGTAAGCAATGCCATTACGTCTTGATTATTCGATCGCCATTTCCTGAGATTCATGCCTCCCATCTCGAGTATAGCctgcgcttccttggcaatccTTGCATATCTGCTCTGCCCCTTCTACACTGTCAGCACCAGTTACAAAGTCGTCGACATACAGGTTGTCACTTAGGAGCTTAGCGGTGCGGGGTCGACACCTTTCAGATGATGACGCAAGGTAGCCGCGATGAGAAACGGGCTGCACGTAGCGCCAAATGGCACCCTTGTCATCATCCGGTATTCTTTGATTGGGGGTAGTATTTCGCCTTGCTTTGATGTACTTTGATACCACAGAAAGCGGAGAGCGTCACGCTCCTTCTCAGCCAGCTCGATTTGGAGGAAAGCCTTTTCTATGTCAGGCATTATGGCCACATTGTGCACTCGAAATCGAATCAGGATGTCTGACAAACTTGGATTTAGGTTGGGTCCTGCGTAGAGAACGTCGTTCAATGATAGCTTCCCTGCTGCTTTGGAGGACGCATCAAATACGACCCTCAACTTGGTTGTTTCGCTACCTGGCCGGACAACGCCTCGGTGCGGCATGTAATAAATGGGCCCCTGCGGGGGCTCACCCAGTTCTGGGGCTTCCTCAGCGTGTCCGGCATCAAGGTAGTTCCGGACTGCCTGATCATAGCTGCGGATCATTTCGTCATTTCGCAGTAGTTTCGCCGTGAGTGAGTGAAGCCTGTGGGATGCTGTCCTCTTGTTGTCTGTCAGCTGTGATGCGTTCTCTTTCCATGGAAGCCTCACTTCGTAACGACCGTTCTTCTGGACGATGGTGTCCTCAAATGCCCTAAGAACGTCGTCGTTTTCGGTGGTCAGCGGTGCGTCATCGACGATCCCAAGGTGTTCCAGTTCTCAGAATGACCTAAATTGACGAGAAATGTCATCTGGTTCTGTGTTCACGCTGACTCGCATCACGCCGACGCTTGTTAGGCACGCTGCGGCAGACGATGTGGTGTCTGTGCCCTGCAGTGCCCATCCAAACGCAGTTTCCACGGCCACGAGCTTCTCAGTGAGTCGCTTCACACTTCCTGTCGTGACGTCCCAGTAGTGATCTGCCCCAACAAGCAGCTCAACTCCAACTCCAGGATGGTAGCCATCAGGTACTGTGTCAGCAAGTTCGAGGCCTTGTTCCTGTGCGATGTTGGCAATGCGGTCGTCCGGTGGTGGCAGCAGGTCTCCGCTGATCTCGGGAATCTCCAGCGCTTCGATGCGGACTCTGGTGTTGTCGCGCCAGTTTCTTAGTCAGCATTCCACCCGACGACAACTTCTTTCCTCCAATGACCTCTGGCTTCCGAAGGCATAAATAGTCAGCCTCTCCTCTTCTATGACGCGGAGCTTTAGACTGCGGGAAACCTCCTCTTGTATGAACGTTCTTTGGCTGCCCCCGTCGAGAAGCATTCGCACTAAAACACTCTTATTTTGTCCTTCCGCAAGCACTCGTGCCGTCTGTAGAAGTACACGTGCCCTTCCTCGGTTTCATTCCACCTGTAGCGACGACTGGACTGTAGTACTTGTTGGTGCAACACCTTCGCCTGAGGGAGGCGGCGTTACTCTTTGGTTGAGCTCGCAGACACCCGTTGCGTGCCGTCCTGAGCACTTCGCGCACTTGAGCCACCTCGCCTGCACACGGCGGCACGGTGATTTCTTTTTGCGCACTTGTAACAGCGCCTCTCCTTTGACATCACCGCCCTTTTCTGGTCTATGGGAATGGGGTTGATACAGTCCGCCGCGGTATGTCCTTCTTCATCACAAAAGGCGCAATGCACCTCGCTTCCAGTCACTGTTAGAGCAGACGCCGACGGTGTTTGATGACGATCTCTTGTGAATTGAGCTTTCTGTTTTACAGCGGCGTCAGGCACCGGTCGTACTGCACGTTGTGCTCTCTCTCTGCTTTCTACTTCTGCCTTCAGGAAATTTAGGAACTCCTGAAGGTCGCCTTCAGGAACGGCTTCCGATGTTGTCTTTCTCCTGTTGTACTCGAGGCAAAGCTCACTCGGGATGCTTTTCCGAAGGATCGTCAGTAAAAGCACGCCGTATGTGCTCGAGGCCACACCCAATGCCTCGAGACTGCGGACACCCGTCTGGAGTTCATCGTAAAGAGTCCGCAGTCTCTCGGTGTCATGCAGATTGTGCACCGGGCGGACCGCAAGCAACCGCGCCATGTGCTCCTCAATGATGACCTCGTCCCTGCCGAATCTTTCGACCAATGTCTTCACAGCAATGTCATAATTTCGATCACTAAGTGGCAGTCCATCGACAGCGGCCGCGGCCTTTCCGGTTAGATAGCTAGTCAGATACTGGAACTTGTCGATGGTGTGAATCGCGGGATTCTTGTGAATCGTCGACTCGAACTGGTTCCAGAACCTAGTCCATGAGCGCAGATCTCCATGGAACTTGGCGATCTCCAGGTTCGGAAGCCTGATTGTTAATGACGGTAGCTGGAGAGTCGTCGCTACTGTGCTCTGAACAGCACCAAAATGTGCTACTTCTTTCGGATCATTGGTTCCTGATGAAGTGCTTGATCTTGTTTCACTCAAGGCTTCGTTTTTTAGGGCTCTTTTGATTTTCGTCTTCATAGTGGTGATTTTCTTATTGTAGTCAATGCATTCGGTCAGCGCGGCATCGAGTTTCTGTAGCTCAATCTTCTTCTCGATGGCGTCGTTGACTGCCTTTAGCTCATTTGCTTGCTCTACAAGGTTTTCCAAATGTTCTTCAAGCTCACCgatcgctgttgctggcgcttgcAGCTGGTCGCTGCTCCCTCCGATGATGGCGTCGATGGCTTGTCGAAGGGTGGCTTGCTTCTTCTGCAGTCGTTCCATGGCGCTTTCGAGGTCAGCAAGCGAAGtaatcccgggtttcggcaccagaaaatGTAGATGATTACTCGCGCCCTAACTTCCTTGCTGACTAATCGCTATCGCCAGGTATACATCACTTCTCACTGCGCGTGTGAGGGATTGAATTAAGACAAACTCACATTTCGTtataaatggaaaacttgtattCTTATATAAAGCAGAGAAAAGGCACGATACATTCAACGTTTGGACGCACGTCCGCTCTCTAGTAGATTTTCTGCGCGTCTGGTTaaacacgcaggcacgcagtccgtcccctcctgccgacgtaaccgcacaccatccccacaagcacaacacacgcgGAACGGCGCAATGCTCCTCTTCAGTCAACACCTCCTTCAAAGGTTGTCCCGCCGAGGCTGTGCCGGCGGAGGTGGCGCGGTCTGACGGTTTCAGACCCTcgatgccggcagacgaggagttaTATAGCGCTTTCCTGGAAAGCGTCGACTGCGCACGTCACGCTCAACTAGTACGGATGGAGACAAAATAGAAATACAACAGCGCGTTGTTGGAAATGACGGCTTGGGCCGCTCGCGCAGTCTTTGCGGCGGGAGGGTCCGCGGAGCCCTTCGGTATTCTtaacaacgttaatcaggaaatgtcatacaaacaagccccattggcaactttagcatttgaaaaactctgcaactgagaattttgtgaATAATGCGAGCAGAATATACTTCCTTCGAGcatcgccaaactacaaatctgaaagtgcatcgtaaatattgattataaactttgtggcattgattataaacagtatgcACAGCTCAGTGCAGCAcgcgtacagtacaattctcaggtcacggataaactgcactgtagccacgcttaccgatttgtcatgtcattcgggtgcacaggttgggcgactgaagtaccctctgataagtgactgatcgagtgacgcatctgaaggcgatatGTGCTGAGTCATCGGTTCCTTTAtggccgtaatcgggcattccggtgttgctgcttctcttgaattggaacacggaatctttgtcgggaagtaggtgaggatcgtgttcgactggcgcttcagcgagatGCCTGTGGTGTGGTAGCTCACTGTCGACGTAGACTCGCgcagcacactctaagaaaaaaaagagtcaaaagagggtcatggaaccgtgactctcttcgggcgtccatgtgaccccttttggaaggtacaggcagagaaaaagagttaacattttgcaaggagtcactggacgctcctgaagcgcgtttcgaatggcttccgtcatgaaagagccgccgtattcgcaatgcccacgaactataggtggcgcgccgtgcttttcaagatggcgccaggaggagggtcaacccgtttgttagcataggaacagataggacgtgcggacgtacggaccatgccacttttaccggatgaagtcatgagctgcgctgaaatggatatgagactaaaatactttcccaaaccatggaaagtgctaagtacttgccacctaattatttgctgcgaagtgaaaggttatatttcagctccgttaccgtgcataacgatgctttgcgaaatcctgtgagtgctacataaacctgtatgaactagaattgacgtatgagctgaacggcactccgaggtagtacgtaccgagcctgcctgacggatttgccgcagtagtaggccgccagcgagtagccccatcgctgctgcgcgtgatgatggcttgcaaacataaaagtgttctgcgataataccccttcgtcattacttgcgcagtcggaaacgcggagttacgtcttcaacggaacacaagcatttaacatgccattcagtagcgcttgtgtcacagccatgctgagactctagccatgtgtacttcactcgcatgtttcaggttcgatcagcacgatcgaaacatgaatatcgaaaagaatgcacacgtatatgcttttcgcaacgtcgaagaagttcgccgagaggcgtggattatggccgtgactgcacgctccatcgctctaaccatttcgcttcgctggtagagctcgagcgtgttggcggcatgcggcgcttcataatatccacaataattgtgatacatgcaatgcaccagaggaactatgcttttattttgatctcgctcaaggatattatagattaaatacaatcaaagtgacttacgagttacgagcgtgaaagaacattaacgcacgaggggacgtgaagtgcaactcgctcgtcgtgagttagcagctggtggttcatcgtcgctatcactctcggtgctttcacagtcttctacgtccagtgaaaaatcctcgccGTCAAGACGGttcctttcaacatcactgctgaaagcaatctgaagaatttcctccgccgaacgacttcgaccactccgcgtcaccacgctTACAATCAGAAaaacgtctgggcgcggagaacgttttgggttttgctctcagaccggtcaacaagcaaatcgcttgcagtgtgctgccacctatcaacaaacgtacaaaaacaagcggcgcagcggtggctatgaaacccaacacactggcgaaggacggcgtggatggaaagcgttcgctccacgaaaggcgtcgagctgacgcgtcctcgaatgattgaaacgtcgctcgcacgattcgtaacagcgctttgctgacaaaggatagaggccctattttaatgtatcgccaacttgagatcgctcagttatacatgagcacatcgcgagcccgcgcgacctccgtcCCGCGTACAGTGtcatgggactcatgcactacaagaaacactgacctgattaagagacatgaagtacgctcagctttcaaaaaccttaacctattcgcaaaataaaatcccgaccagctcccataatacactatcaatattcttttctaatatctcttaaccttgcatgtatatatgtgcacataccggtagatattattctcttaagatgttctcattttctagtgaatccgaaccacggtttccttcccccctttccgcgctccaaaggccgcttctggccagcattgtcacagccctcgtcttctcaggaagttctacgagtcttattccgattgttcccccccggccgcccctcgttcctttcaactttttttttcttcttttttcccctcttagttgacgggcgcccaatttttggaagccacggacgacactggatgcatatgccagccgattacttcacccattaagcaggagcttgcttttcaggcaaccctttcaatatcacttaaagtaggcaggcggaattttaaacgtacgccgcccgagtacctttttttttacgtttgtagctgccttccccaccaccttctgcagctccttggcggacatttaaacgtaagccgcccggtttttctccccgcctgtagtttccttcctcaccaccttctgcagctctttgtgacggctgcactcgccctctcgcttggttgtaccccccccccccccccttattctttctttttttttctttctttgcagctacctttaactctgacatggcagacccgaacgtgtttgctaactttcttgaaatgtggcaagggctacactcccctgctttcgagtttctctctttccaggcagaaattaccaacagcaacaggcgcgccaccgctggacacgaCGTCATCACTAGCCCCttaaactaacacgccagggatgacaaggcgccttggacaaagataggtcccctatcgaaacgtcggccagcctgatctgaggcactttctcctgttttgaaatctataacgtgtatccatccgtcggctcccttcttgatcttttaaatgcgaagcatttcttagcgaacttctgcgactttgagcgtatctatctatctatctatctatctatctatctatctatctatctatctatctatctatctatctatctatctatctatctatctatctatctatctatctatctatctatctatctagccgcctacgactttgtgctctcctggtcgcttggttaatcgaatgtacaccaaaattggtatggtgtaacatgaccgtatgacgaacataaatgacaagtcataacatgaaaatcatgacacgcatgtcatgtacagcatgatttacatgccacgctcatggtgggctggcggccgtttcgctagcttgatatacaccaaaattggtatcttgcgacgtgactgtgtgacgaacataaatgacacgagttaacatgaaaatcatgacacgcatgtcatgtacagcatgacttacgtgccacgctcacggtgcgctggcggccgtttcgctagcttgatatacaccaaaattggtatcttgtgacgtgactgtgtgacgaatataaatgacacgcgttaacatgaaaatcatgacacgcatgtcatgtacagcatgacttacgtgccacgctcatggcgcgctggcggtcgtttcgctagctttatatacaccaaaattggtatctcgcgaagtgactgtgtagcgaacataaataacacgagtttacatgaaaatcatgacatgcatgtcatgtacagcatgacgtacgtgccacgctcatggtgcgctggcggccgtttcgctagcgtgatatacaccaaaattggtatgttgcgacgtgactatgtgacgaacataaatgacacgagttaacatgaaaatcatgacatgcatgtcatgtacagcatgatttacatgcaacgctcatggtgcgctggtggccgttccgctagcttgatctaccccgaaatcggtattgcgtgacgtgactgtgtaacgaacatcaataacacgagttaacatgaaaatcatgacacgcatgtcatgtacagcatgacttacgtgccacgctcatggcgcgttggcggccgtttcgctagcttgatatacaccaaaattggtatcttgcgacgtgactgtgtaacgaacatatataacacgagttaacatgaaaaccacgacacgcattttcctcaatgacatacaagacgatgtatgcagctctttgctggctgctttgcattacatcgattcccacaatgcgtgggatctgccgtcttttttctcAATTGACTGCATTCGAATCATCAAACATATGTTGACTATATCTGAATTTACAGGTTCTTGCTTTGTGTACGTAAATTGAGGTCAGTGTGTATTTTTGAGATTGCGAACTTCTGTTCCCAAAGGGTGGTAcaccgaatgaatgaatgaatgaatgaatgaatgaatgaatgaatgaatgaatgaatgaatgaatgaatgaatgaatgtttattccaGTGAAATACAGGAAATTGGCCTCGAGCGAAAAGCTGCAAGGGTGGCTTGAGAAGTGTACGAGGCCCCAaagagacaaaataaaaaaaaataaagaagtaataataataataaaaaaacagaccaagcagaagaaacgtgcacattgaCAGGCGAACATATACGTGCACTGCAAAGTTACAAAATAGAAAAGAGCGAACATTTGTGCTCGTGAAGCAAGGAAATCAAAAGTCAGATGGTGGTACTAGAAAACAATGAATGGCCGTTCAACGGCATACAAGGCTTCATGGCCGAAAACAAATTAGAAGCGCTCAGAGCAATGTTCATCTAGACAAACAAAAGGAAGACTGAGGTGCGTTAATGAGATATAACTTAAAGTTCTTCAAAGAGGCTGTAAAAATATGTGGATTGTGTATGTTGTGATGATTTAGTACATACGGTAAAGTGAAACGAAGGTTTGGTTACCGTATACCGTCCTGGTTCGGGGAACGTTCCGCATTTGTTTGCTTCTGGTGTAGAAACATCTTACATAaggtttaaaaggacactaaagagaaacaatgaatcggtttagattgataaattgtactttgagaactataatgtcggtaatttcaccatcataggtgttcgttggtttcgagtagtcagactggcggccgcatgcagcagtaagctcagatgcacaatggagccaccgctgtcggttgtgctgcgctttggatttcggccaatttctggcgtggctgagttcttcaggtcaagcaatctgcgtaaaggcAAGACGCTCGTCAACGcgaagtatgtttacgacgtgcaggagattgaagggaccgttacggcgcgctgcaactcgcaagtgcagcgaatctcatacgatgtTGAACTCGAGGTGAAttctacgaggcatgctcgcgcgattagcgacagtgcataaactaAGAGATTGCtgtaaagaaagccgaaatggtttgcattacacgacgaaacgggatcaggaaaggtccagtgacgcagcctagccgtcggcggcccgaatgagcgcattcgcgccgtgtgccgttttctgccgcattcattcGCAAACACACATTTGCACCATGCCCTGTCGTAATTCTGAACATTTGCttccagggaattcgtcaaattcctttgtcagcgtgcggtggcggtcgaggagcgacggcgcgcaatgtttgttGTGTGGCGAAGCGGGGTTATTGTCCGGAAATTAAAAGTGGCGCTCTTTTCTGCGCCCGACAATGAGCATGGCTCACAGTACAGGAATAAAACGAGGAGCTAGCGGGTTAGGAGGCGCATTACAAATAACGAGCTTCCTTCCACATTTTCGCCGCACCTAGACGAGCCAACACTGCTTTCTCCTGTGGTCAGTGCATCAAATCATGGtatgagctttttttttattattgcgatagcaattatatggacagtctcggctgaattttgccgtcgccgtcatgcaccgtatatgtataagtatgtatatatatatataaaagccccaaagaaaaataa
Proteins encoded:
- the LOC125758594 gene encoding uncharacterized protein LOC125758594; translation: MIRSYDQAVRNYLDAGHAEEAPELGEPPQGPIYYMPHRGVVRPGSETTKLRVVFDASSKAAGKLSLNDVLYAGPNLNPSLSDILIRFRVHNVAIMPDIEKAFLQIELAEKERDALRFLWYQSTSKQGEILPPIKEYRMMTRVPFGATCSPFLIAATLRHHLKGVDPAPLSS